One window of the Allorhizobium ampelinum S4 genome contains the following:
- the pstA gene encoding phosphate ABC transporter permease PstA — MSIVSRRYLVNRIALGLSLASAILGLAVLAAILWTLFSNGLQAITLDLFTKMTPPPGSDGGLANAIYGSFMMTLLATVVATPIGILAGTYLAEYGRGTKLGTVAIFVNDILLAAPSIVIGLFVYTLLVVPFRHFSGYAGAASLALIAIPVINRTTQDMLALVPDAMREAAAALGAPRWKIMTSVIWRSARSGMLTGVLLAVARISGETAPLLFTALNNQYWTADLSQPIANLPVVIFQFAMSPYEDWQRLAWGGALLITVTILVLNIVARSLSAGLLFGKKER; from the coding sequence ATGTCGATTGTTTCTCGCCGCTATCTCGTCAACCGTATCGCCCTTGGCCTGTCGCTGGCCTCGGCCATTCTTGGTCTCGCCGTTCTGGCGGCAATCCTGTGGACGCTGTTCAGCAATGGTCTGCAAGCGATCACGCTTGACCTCTTCACCAAAATGACGCCTCCGCCCGGTTCGGATGGCGGTCTTGCGAATGCCATCTACGGCTCCTTCATGATGACACTGCTGGCAACCGTGGTGGCAACGCCAATCGGTATCCTGGCCGGTACCTATCTTGCGGAATACGGGCGCGGCACAAAGCTTGGCACGGTGGCGATTTTCGTCAACGATATCCTGCTGGCCGCACCATCCATCGTCATTGGCCTGTTTGTCTATACGCTGCTGGTCGTGCCGTTCCGGCATTTCTCCGGCTATGCCGGGGCTGCCTCGCTGGCGTTGATTGCCATTCCGGTCATCAACCGCACCACCCAAGACATGCTGGCGCTGGTGCCGGATGCGATGCGTGAGGCGGCGGCGGCGCTTGGCGCGCCGCGCTGGAAAATCATGACCTCGGTGATCTGGCGCAGCGCCCGCTCCGGCATGTTGACCGGCGTGCTGCTGGCTGTCGCCCGGATCAGCGGCGAGACCGCGCCTTTGCTGTTTACCGCGCTCAACAATCAATACTGGACCGCCGATCTCAGTCAGCCGATTGCCAATCTGCCGGTGGTGATCTTCCAGTTTGCCATGAGCCCCTATGAGGATTGGCAGCGGTTAGCCTGGGGCGGGGCATTGCTGATCACGGTGACGATCCTGGTTTTGAATATCGTCGCACGAAGCCTGTCGGCGGGGTTATTGTTCGGAAAGAAGGAAAGATAG
- the pstC gene encoding phosphate ABC transporter permease subunit PstC — protein sequence MTVIHQPTMSEEEARTAAAKRVRFADALFIRATWLCAMLVMVALLGVFLSLLIESLPTWREFGISFLWNERWSPAKDIYGAAAPIYGTLITSVIGLVIGVPVSFGIAIFLTEMCPPLLQRPIGTAIELLAGIPSIIYGLWGFFVLAPVMQSVVQPALIATFGNVPVLGLLFSGAPYGIGLLTAGIVLAIMVIPFITSVTRDVFGTVPVLLRESAYGMGMTTWEVVFHIIIPYTRRGLIGGVMLGLGRALGETMAVTFVIGNSHRIATSLLSPATTISASIANEFSEATSDLYTSSLVALGLILFFITFAVLALAKWLIGRSESF from the coding sequence ATGACTGTCATCCATCAACCGACCATGAGCGAGGAAGAGGCAAGAACCGCTGCCGCCAAGCGGGTGCGCTTTGCCGATGCATTGTTCATCCGCGCCACCTGGCTTTGCGCCATGCTGGTTATGGTCGCATTGCTCGGGGTGTTTCTGTCACTGCTGATCGAATCCCTGCCGACCTGGCGGGAATTCGGCATATCCTTTCTGTGGAACGAACGTTGGAGCCCGGCCAAGGACATTTACGGGGCAGCCGCTCCGATTTACGGCACGTTGATTACCTCGGTCATCGGGCTTGTTATTGGCGTTCCCGTCAGTTTCGGCATCGCCATCTTTCTCACCGAAATGTGCCCGCCGCTGCTGCAACGGCCCATCGGCACGGCCATCGAGCTTCTGGCGGGTATTCCCAGCATTATTTACGGGCTCTGGGGCTTCTTCGTGCTGGCGCCGGTCATGCAATCCGTGGTGCAGCCCGCTTTGATCGCCACATTCGGAAATGTGCCTGTTCTCGGCCTGCTGTTTAGCGGCGCACCCTATGGCATCGGTCTTCTGACGGCGGGGATCGTGCTGGCGATCATGGTCATTCCATTCATCACCTCCGTCACCCGCGACGTGTTCGGCACCGTGCCGGTGCTACTCAGGGAATCCGCCTACGGCATGGGCATGACCACCTGGGAAGTCGTCTTCCACATCATCATTCCCTATACCCGGCGCGGCCTGATCGGCGGCGTCATGCTGGGCCTTGGCCGGGCGCTGGGCGAAACCATGGCAGTCACCTTCGTGATCGGCAATTCGCACCGGATTGCCACCTCGCTGCTCTCGCCCGCCACGACGATTTCGGCTTCGATTGCCAATGAGTTTTCCGAGGCGACGTCGGATCTCTATACGTCCAGTCTGGTGGCGCTTGGTCTCATCCTGTTCTTCATCACCTTTGCAGTGCTGGCGCTTGCCAAGTGGCTCATCGGGCGCAGTGAAAGTTTTTGA